Proteins encoded together in one Balearica regulorum gibbericeps isolate bBalReg1 chromosome 3, bBalReg1.pri, whole genome shotgun sequence window:
- the LOC104641239 gene encoding cardiolipin synthase (CMP-forming) isoform X2 yields the protein MLAAAWLGRDFWGLLRGVGRRRPGGGARPLASRPGAVAEAVEGRGGGAGGDRHGNSGVFCLAVGAGALARPRAAPVLRQHQRLLREHQQLLRAPAAAWRLLSGGAGSRRAGSGGVAPPERPRERRVAGRYAELLDGFIARNWANQKSALGSALDPLADKILISVLYVSLTCANLIPVSLTSMIILRDVALIAAVFYVRYKTLSPPRTLSRYFNPCYATAQLKPTFISKMNTAVQLILVAASLAAPVFNYVDSIYLQTLWCITAFTTVTSAYSYYHYGRKTVQVINNK from the exons ATGCTGGCTGCCGCTTGGCTGGGCAGGGATTTCTGGGGGCTCCTCCGTGGCGTGGGGCGGAggcggccgggcggcggcgccAGGCCTCTGGCTAGCCGACCCGGGGCGGTGGCTGAGGCGGTGgaggggcgcggcgggggggcgggcggcgaCCGCCATGGCAACAGCGGCGTCTTCTGCCTGGCGGTGGGCGCGGGGGCTCTGGCGCGGCCACGCGCCGCGCCCGTCTTGCGGCAGCACCAGCGACTGCTACGCGAGCACCAACAGCTGCTGCGCGCGCCCGCTGCTGCCTGGCGCCTCCTCAGCGGCGGGGCCGGGTCGCGACGAGCGGGAAGCGGCGGGGTCGCGCCGCCGGAGCGCCCCCGGGAGAGGCGTGTGGCGGGGCGCTATGCCGAGCTG TTGGATGGATTTATTGCACGAAACTGGGCTAATCAGAAATCAGCTTTGGGAAGTGCTCTTGATCCTCTGGCTGATAAAATTCTCATCAGTGTGCTCTATGTAAGCCTAACTTGTGCAAATCTTATCCCAG TTTCACTTACTTCCATGATTATTCTGAGGGACGTAGCGctcattgctgctgttttttatGTGCGATACAAAACTCTTTCTCCACCG CGAACACTCAGTAGGTATTTTAACCCCTGTTATGCTACTGCCCAATTAAAACCAACATTTATTAGCAAG ATGAATACAGCGGTTCAGCTAATTTTGGTGGCAGCTTCTTTAGCAGCTCCTGTTTTCAATTATGTGGACAGCATATATCTGCAGACATTATG GTGCATCACAGCTTTCACAACAGTAACATCTGCGTACAGCTACTACCACTATGGCCGAAAAACGGTTCAGGTGATAAATAACAAATGA
- the LOC104641239 gene encoding cardiolipin synthase (CMP-forming) isoform X1, giving the protein MLAAAWLGRDFWGLLRGVGRRRPGGGARPLASRPGAVAEAVEGRGGGAGGDRHGNSGVFCLAVGAGALARPRAAPVLRQHQRLLREHQQLLRAPAAAWRLLSGGAGSRRAGSGGVAPPERPRERRVAGRYAELYENPWTIPNILSMARMGLAPVLGYLIVEENFNVALGVFVLAGITDLLDGFIARNWANQKSALGSALDPLADKILISVLYVSLTCANLIPVSLTSMIILRDVALIAAVFYVRYKTLSPPRTLSRYFNPCYATAQLKPTFISKMNTAVQLILVAASLAAPVFNYVDSIYLQTLWCITAFTTVTSAYSYYHYGRKTVQVINNK; this is encoded by the exons ATGCTGGCTGCCGCTTGGCTGGGCAGGGATTTCTGGGGGCTCCTCCGTGGCGTGGGGCGGAggcggccgggcggcggcgccAGGCCTCTGGCTAGCCGACCCGGGGCGGTGGCTGAGGCGGTGgaggggcgcggcgggggggcgggcggcgaCCGCCATGGCAACAGCGGCGTCTTCTGCCTGGCGGTGGGCGCGGGGGCTCTGGCGCGGCCACGCGCCGCGCCCGTCTTGCGGCAGCACCAGCGACTGCTACGCGAGCACCAACAGCTGCTGCGCGCGCCCGCTGCTGCCTGGCGCCTCCTCAGCGGCGGGGCCGGGTCGCGACGAGCGGGAAGCGGCGGGGTCGCGCCGCCGGAGCGCCCCCGGGAGAGGCGTGTGGCGGGGCGCTATGCCGAGCTG tatGAAAACCCTTGGACGATCCCAAATATACTGTCAATGGCAAGGATGGGTTTGGCGCCAGTTTTAGGCTATTTGATTGTGGAAGAAAATTTCAATGTTGCCCTAGGTGTCTTTGTTTTGGCTGGCATAACGGATTTG TTGGATGGATTTATTGCACGAAACTGGGCTAATCAGAAATCAGCTTTGGGAAGTGCTCTTGATCCTCTGGCTGATAAAATTCTCATCAGTGTGCTCTATGTAAGCCTAACTTGTGCAAATCTTATCCCAG TTTCACTTACTTCCATGATTATTCTGAGGGACGTAGCGctcattgctgctgttttttatGTGCGATACAAAACTCTTTCTCCACCG CGAACACTCAGTAGGTATTTTAACCCCTGTTATGCTACTGCCCAATTAAAACCAACATTTATTAGCAAG ATGAATACAGCGGTTCAGCTAATTTTGGTGGCAGCTTCTTTAGCAGCTCCTGTTTTCAATTATGTGGACAGCATATATCTGCAGACATTATG GTGCATCACAGCTTTCACAACAGTAACATCTGCGTACAGCTACTACCACTATGGCCGAAAAACGGTTCAGGTGATAAATAACAAATGA